One genomic segment of Chitinophaga sancti includes these proteins:
- a CDS encoding long-chain fatty acid--CoA ligase: MTDQPRRLFDIIAYQLAHFPKADMLVGKENNVWKQYSTQDVADLTLRFSAGLLKLGIGNGDRTPEGVDKIAILSPNRPEWLITDLACQQAGAVLAPIYPTLSEHDLEYILNDAAASILFVSDKDLYDKVSAFRSKLPHLREVFTFNKVPGAKHWLEVPAMADEADFPKIAAIKDSIDPEQLATIIYTSGTTGTPKGVMLTHHNIMSNVHACTPCLPVNPTAKALSFLPLNHIFERTVSYIYLTAGVPIYYAESLDTIADNLREVKPSIFTTVPRLLEKVYERIMGKGLELKGIKKGLFFWAVDLGKKFDINQDQGWWYKVQLAIANKLVFSKWREALGGNIDVIVTGSAACQVRLLKIFTAAQIPILEGYGLTETSPVISVNRTEEKDRMFGTVGPLINNVEVKIAEDGEILVKGPNITIGYYKRPDLTAEAIKDGWFHTGDIGVLVNNKFLKITDRKKELFKTSGGKFVAPQPIENKFKESVFIEQMMVVGEDRKFTGALIVPSFPQLERWAHKKGIQVSDHAALCRLPEIQILFQQIVEKYNAYFSHIEQVKKFELLPQEWTIANGELSGTLKVKRKVIAQKYAEQIEKIYN; encoded by the coding sequence ATGACTGATCAGCCACGGAGATTATTCGACATTATCGCATACCAGCTGGCCCACTTCCCAAAAGCTGACATGCTGGTAGGAAAAGAAAACAACGTCTGGAAACAATATAGCACACAGGATGTAGCCGATCTGACACTACGCTTCAGTGCAGGCTTGCTTAAATTAGGTATTGGCAACGGGGACCGCACCCCCGAAGGTGTAGATAAGATTGCGATCTTATCGCCCAACCGCCCTGAGTGGCTCATTACGGATCTGGCCTGCCAGCAGGCGGGCGCCGTACTTGCCCCCATTTACCCTACACTGAGCGAGCACGACCTGGAATACATTCTGAATGATGCTGCAGCCAGCATTCTCTTTGTCAGCGACAAAGACCTGTACGACAAGGTCTCGGCCTTCCGGAGCAAGCTGCCACACCTCAGGGAAGTGTTTACCTTTAACAAGGTCCCTGGTGCCAAACACTGGCTGGAAGTTCCAGCCATGGCCGATGAAGCGGACTTTCCAAAGATCGCCGCCATCAAAGACAGCATTGATCCGGAACAACTAGCTACTATAATTTATACCTCAGGAACAACGGGTACCCCCAAAGGTGTGATGCTCACCCACCACAATATCATGAGCAATGTACACGCCTGTACCCCCTGCCTGCCAGTAAACCCTACTGCCAAAGCACTTAGTTTCCTGCCCCTGAATCATATTTTCGAACGCACCGTATCGTATATCTATCTCACTGCCGGCGTACCTATTTACTACGCGGAAAGTCTGGATACGATTGCCGATAACCTGCGGGAGGTAAAACCCTCCATCTTCACGACCGTACCACGGTTGCTGGAAAAAGTGTATGAGCGGATCATGGGTAAGGGACTGGAACTAAAAGGCATCAAAAAAGGGCTTTTCTTCTGGGCAGTAGACCTGGGCAAAAAGTTCGATATCAATCAGGACCAGGGCTGGTGGTACAAAGTACAACTGGCCATTGCCAATAAACTTGTGTTCAGCAAATGGCGGGAAGCACTGGGTGGCAATATCGATGTGATTGTAACAGGCTCCGCCGCCTGCCAGGTAAGATTGCTGAAGATCTTTACAGCGGCCCAAATACCCATCCTGGAAGGCTATGGATTGACAGAAACCTCGCCTGTGATCAGCGTAAACCGCACGGAAGAAAAAGATCGCATGTTTGGCACTGTAGGCCCCCTGATCAATAATGTGGAAGTGAAGATTGCCGAAGATGGAGAGATCCTTGTAAAAGGACCCAACATCACTATCGGCTATTATAAACGTCCCGACCTCACGGCAGAAGCCATTAAAGATGGATGGTTCCATACCGGGGATATCGGGGTGCTGGTGAACAATAAATTCCTGAAGATCACAGATCGGAAGAAGGAGCTGTTCAAGACCTCAGGGGGTAAGTTTGTGGCCCCGCAGCCTATCGAAAACAAGTTCAAGGAATCCGTGTTTATTGAGCAGATGATGGTGGTAGGCGAAGACCGCAAATTCACCGGGGCATTGATAGTACCGTCTTTTCCTCAGCTGGAACGCTGGGCGCATAAAAAAGGAATACAGGTGAGTGACCATGCGGCATTGTGCAGGCTTCCGGAGATACAGATCCTGTTTCAGCAGATCGTGGAGAAGTACAATGCGTACTTTAGCCATATAGAGCAGGTGAAGAAGTTTGAGTTACTGCCACAAGAGTGGACAATTGCGAATGGGGAGCTGTCGGGAACGCTGAAAGTGAAGCGGAAAGTGATTGCCCAGAAATATGCTGAACAGATTGAGAAAATCTATAATTAA